In the Malaya genurostris strain Urasoe2022 chromosome 1, Malgen_1.1, whole genome shotgun sequence genome, one interval contains:
- the LOC131434314 gene encoding pro-corazonin-like, which yields MKHICSTSLIVSLLVIFTDAQTFQYSRGWTNGKRSGSEPGGTVTGPAMVPRFNIALDKPNDKLLVQRFLKAPCDIRLANALVMRNRELLQQLGNDPDTMTILYDSASGSETDPSDVLRFKRDIPIDLDNAGGLARF from the exons ATGAAACATATCTGCTCCACGTCACTGATCGTTTCGCTATTGGTCATTTTCACCGATGCTCAAACTTTCCAGTACTCACGCGGCTGGACTAATGGGAAGCGGTCGGGTTCGGAACCCGGCGGAACCGTGACCGGTCCGGCGATGGTTCCCCGTTTCAACATCGCACTGGATAAACCGAACGATAA GCTGTTGGTGCAACGTTTCCTGAAGGCACCGTGCGACATTCGGTTAGCGAATGCCCTGGTGATGCGAAACCGAGAACTACTGCAACAGTTGGGCAACGATCCGGACACGATGACCATCCTGTACGATTCGGCCAGTGGCTCCGAAACGGATCCCAGTGATGTATTGCGCTTTAAGCGAGACATCCCAATCGATCTGGATAACGCCGGTGGTTTAGCCAGGTTTTAA